A window of the Hordeum vulgare subsp. vulgare chromosome 5H, MorexV3_pseudomolecules_assembly, whole genome shotgun sequence genome harbors these coding sequences:
- the LOC123399202 gene encoding pollen allergen Lol p 2-A-like: MGSSRRMLVAAVVAALVAVAWCAVPPVSFKVEKGSEEKKLALQIKYDKEGDSMKEVEVKQGEEWLPLNKCANGVWEIKVDEPLKGPYSIRYETEKGQRNVFDDVVPAEYKIGTTYKPAEP; this comes from the coding sequence ATGGGTTCATCGAGGAGGAtgctggtggcggcggtggtggcggccCTGGTGGCCGTGGCTTGGTGCGCGGTGCCGCCGGTGTCTTTCAAGGTGGAGAAGGGGTCGGAAGAGAAGAAGCTGGCGCTGCAGATCAAGTACGACAAGGAGGGCGACAGCATGAAGGAGGTGGAGGTGAAACAGGGTGAGGAGTGGCTGCCCCTGAACAAGTGCGCCAACGGCGTGTGGGAGATCAAGGTTGACGAACCTCTCAAGGGCCCCTACAGCATCCGCTACGAGACCGAGAAGGGTCAGCGCAATGTCTTCGACGACGTCGTCCCTGCCGAATACAAGATCGGCAccacttacaagccagcggagccGTGA